AAGCGGCCGCATCCCGTGGCGTGATCCCCAGGGGAAGGACCACGGACTGCCCGATTAGCGCGGCTGTTCATTTTTTCTGGCCAGCGCCTGGTAATACAACTCACTGACGAAAATCTCCGGCGGAATCTCCATGAGATAGTCCGGGTTGTACTCGCCGCGTTCCTTGAATCCCTGCAACTCGGGTTTGAACGACATGTACCGCGGGAAGCTCTCGTAAATGTCGCCGTAGCCCAGCACGCGGGGATCGTTCTGTGCTCGCAGGTTCTGTTCCAGCGCGTCTCGAAGTTCCGCGAGTGCATCGGCATGGGTTGCATCCTCGGCAAGGTTGTTGAGGCAGAACAGGTCTTCACTGACTTTGTAAAGCTCCTCGGCGGGACGCCTTACTCGCCATCGATCCAACTGCGTTTCCTGTCCGGGTTTCGGCGCGTTACCCCGGGGCCACCGTTCCGGCCGGAAGTTCCGAATGTAGAGGTAGTCATGCGTGCGGATTGAGCGCATCGGATACCCGAGGTGATCATTCCGCTGGTGTCCGCCTTTCTCCTGGCCGGCCAGTACGTATTCCCTGGACGGATCGAGCCGTCCGTTATCATCGGCAAGTAACAGGTCGAGGAAGCTTCTGCCGGTCACGGCCGCCGGCACTTCGACGCCCGCCATCTCGAGGAACGTGGGCGCGAAGTCGATCTGGCTGACCAGGTCGTCGACTACACGATCCGGCTTGATCTTCGCCGGCCAGGTAGCGACCAGCGGCACGTGAACGCCAAGGTCGTAAAGATCACCCTTGCCACCGGGAACCGGTGAGCCGTTGTCGCCGGTGACGAGAACGAGCGTGTTTTCGAATTCGCCACGCTCATGGAGGATGTCGATCATCTGTCCCAGGTGCGTATCGAACCATTCGATCTCCAGGAAGTAGTCCAGCAGGTCGCGCTTCACTTCCTCCGACTTGTCTTCGAAATTCTCGGTCAGGGTCAGGCCGTCTGTCGTGTACCCGGCGCGCAGCCCGGATCCTTTCTCGTAGGGGCCATGGGGTTCCTTGGCACCGTAGACAAATGCAAACGGCTGGTCGGGCGACTTCTGTTCCAGGAAGGCCTGGAAGTTGCGCGTGTAGTCGGAATCGAAGAGTCCTGTATATGGCTTTGGATCCAGCTTGATGTCGTTGAACTCGGGACCACCAGGGTTACGGCTTCGTCCCGTGATCTCCCAGTTGCCCGGGCTCCACGACTTGCCGGTATAGCCGACGGCATAACCGGCTTCCTCCAGCAGATCGACGTAACTCACCAACGTCGCGGGGAAGTGGCTGCCATGTTGACCAGCCTCACCGTTTTCCCATGGATTTCGTCCCGTGAACATCGAGGCGCGCGCAACGGTACACATCGGGCTTGCAACAAACGCGTTATTGAATAGAACGCCTTGTTCCGCCAGGCGATCGAGTGTCGGAGTCCTGACCGGTGCGAACCCGTAGGGTCCCGCATGGATGTGGCCCTGGTCGTCCGAAATTGCCAACAGGATGTTCGGCCGCCGTTCCACAACGGTGCCGGTAGTTTCGCCGGTTTCAGTTGTACAGCTTGTCAGTCCGGCAACGAGGGCTGTTGCCAGGAAAAGAAATATCGATCGGTCTTTCATTGCTACTCTCACCAGGTTGCGAATTGCAGGTACTCGTTGTTGGCCATGCGCTTGATCAGTAAAGCCAGTTCCATCGCGTGGTAGTCGCCCCACATCGTCGACTCGTTGCACGGGATCGACTGACCATCCGGAACGTAGTCCCAGCCATTCGGACGGTGGTAGACGGAGTGCAGCAGCAAGCCGTGATGCTCCGAATCTGACGACAGGTAGGGTTCTTCGAAGAGCCGCGCCGCCACGAAAAGGCAACGCCGTCTTCCGACAGTGAGCCCAAATGAGGCGTCGTTACTTCCTCGGGATGCCTGGGGTTTAAACTGACGTCAGCTTGGCCCTGACCGTCAGTACGAATTTCGACGAGATTCGGCATGGATTGTGCCAGCGCCTGCAGCGGCAGCAGTAGGGCGATACAGATTCCCGTACCGAACAGTACGATTCGACTCATCTGATAGATACCGTTGCAGGTTGCACAGTTGCTACCGGTAGCATTACTATATGATCAAAGGCCTCTGCGAGCAACTTCTCTTGACTTTTCATCATCCGTAATACCGGAGGCCACAGAACAAAACCGACAGGACGAACAGATATGAAAAACAAAACTCAATTTCAACTGTTGACCAGCCTCGTGATCGGGTTGTTGGCCGTATCGGCACAGGCTGCTGAGTGGAAGCCGTTATTCAACGGCGCTGACTTAAAGAACTGGGAACAGGTTGGTGGCGACGCACGGTACGAGGTCAAAGATGGCGGGATCGTCGGCTTTACCGTTGCGAAGACGCCAAACAGCTTCCTCGTAACGAAGAAGCAATACTCCGATTTCATCCTCGAATACGAAATGCGCCTGGGCGCACCGTCGAATTCGGGCGTACAAATCCGCAGCAATCTCAGCGACAAAGGCATCGTGCAGGGTTACCAGGTCGAAGTTGACCCGACGGATCGTCGTTTCAGTGGCGGCCTCTATGACGAGAAACGCCGCAAGTGGCTGTATCCGCTGACACGTAACGAGAAAGGCCGGGATGCTTTCAAGAACGGGGACTGGAACCAGTTCCGCGTCGAAGCTATCGGCGACACGCTCCGCGTTTGGGTGAATGGGATCCAAACGGCCGATCTGGTCGACGACATGACGGCAACGGGCTTCATCGGG
Above is a genomic segment from Rhodothermales bacterium containing:
- a CDS encoding sulfatase codes for the protein MKDRSIFLFLATALVAGLTSCTTETGETTGTVVERRPNILLAISDDQGHIHAGPYGFAPVRTPTLDRLAEQGVLFNNAFVASPMCTVARASMFTGRNPWENGEAGQHGSHFPATLVSYVDLLEEAGYAVGYTGKSWSPGNWEITGRSRNPGGPEFNDIKLDPKPYTGLFDSDYTRNFQAFLEQKSPDQPFAFVYGAKEPHGPYEKGSGLRAGYTTDGLTLTENFEDKSEEVKRDLLDYFLEIEWFDTHLGQMIDILHERGEFENTLVLVTGDNGSPVPGGKGDLYDLGVHVPLVATWPAKIKPDRVVDDLVSQIDFAPTFLEMAGVEVPAAVTGRSFLDLLLADDNGRLDPSREYVLAGQEKGGHQRNDHLGYPMRSIRTHDYLYIRNFRPERWPRGNAPKPGQETQLDRWRVRRPAEELYKVSEDLFCLNNLAEDATHADALAELRDALEQNLRAQNDPRVLGYGDIYESFPRYMSFKPELQGFKERGEYNPDYLMEIPPEIFVSELYYQALARKNEQPR